Proteins encoded in a region of the Deefgea piscis genome:
- the leuS gene encoding leucine--tRNA ligase, translating into MQEQYSPIEVEAAAQQHWEDARAFEVTEDASRPKYYACSMLPYPSGKLHMGHVRNYTINDMLARHLRMKGFNVLMPMGWDAFGLPAENAAIAYNKSPAEWTYANIADMKSQMKPLGLSFDWSREIATCDPEYYKWNQWFFLKMLEKGVAYKKTQVVNWDPIDQTVLANEQVVDGRGWRSGALVEKREIPGYYFGITQYAEELLGDIDQLTGWPDMVRAMQRNWIGKSEGVRFAFNHDIKDANGNLVQDGKLFVFTTRADTIMGVTFCAVAAEHPIATRAAELKPELLAFIEECKQGGVSEAEIASQEKLGKATGLFVTHPLTGEQVEVWIGNYVLMGYGDGAVMAVPAHDERDFGFAKKYDLPIKQVIAIEGENFSTDAWAESYGDKTRGVTINSGKYDGLSFKAAVDAVAADLAAQDAGEKKTTWRLRDWGISRQRYWGTPIPIIHCPCCGDVPVPYEQLPVVLPTDCIPDGSGNPLKQRADFLNVDCPKCGTAAQRETDTMDTFVDSSWYFMRYCDPKNTAAMVGDGTQYWMGAGSDAAGGMDQYIGGIEHAVLHLLYARFWTKAMRDEGLINFDEPFKNLFTQGMLLRDCYYREEASGKKRWFYPAEVEVQHDEKGRPISAICVEDGLPVVMGGIEKMSKSKNNVVEPKDIIEKFGADTARLFTMFAGPPEQSAAWSDSGVEGAYRYLRRLWGYSVKHADAIQSASNTLDSSALSKADKTLRFEIHNTLKQINNDYERLQYNTIVSGVMKMLNALDAYPESNAAVMRECFGILLRAIYPAAPHIAHTLWLELNFAGEIAHAAWPEPALDALTQDEIKMMVQVNGKVRGEIFVAKDASKDTIEAAALADEAVQKHLTGTPKKVIVVPNKLVSIVV; encoded by the coding sequence ATGCAAGAACAGTATTCACCGATTGAAGTCGAAGCCGCCGCCCAACAGCACTGGGAAGATGCACGCGCGTTTGAGGTTACTGAAGACGCCAGCCGCCCTAAGTATTACGCCTGCTCAATGCTGCCTTACCCATCAGGCAAATTGCATATGGGCCATGTGCGTAACTACACCATCAACGACATGCTGGCGCGCCACCTACGGATGAAAGGCTTTAATGTTTTGATGCCAATGGGTTGGGATGCATTTGGCTTGCCAGCAGAAAACGCAGCCATTGCCTACAACAAATCGCCAGCCGAATGGACCTACGCCAATATCGCCGACATGAAGTCGCAAATGAAACCGCTGGGTTTGTCATTTGACTGGTCGCGTGAAATCGCCACTTGCGACCCTGAATACTATAAGTGGAATCAATGGTTCTTCTTAAAAATGCTGGAAAAAGGCGTTGCCTACAAAAAAACCCAAGTGGTGAACTGGGATCCGATTGATCAAACCGTGTTGGCGAACGAACAAGTCGTTGATGGCCGCGGCTGGCGCTCTGGCGCTTTGGTCGAAAAACGCGAAATCCCGGGCTACTACTTTGGCATCACGCAATACGCCGAAGAATTGCTCGGTGACATCGATCAGCTGACTGGCTGGCCCGACATGGTTCGCGCGATGCAGCGCAATTGGATTGGTAAATCCGAAGGCGTGCGCTTTGCGTTTAATCACGACATTAAAGATGCCAACGGCAATTTAGTGCAAGACGGCAAGCTATTTGTTTTCACCACCCGTGCTGACACGATTATGGGCGTAACGTTCTGTGCAGTCGCCGCAGAACACCCCATCGCCACCCGCGCTGCTGAGCTGAAACCAGAATTGCTGGCGTTTATTGAAGAATGCAAACAAGGCGGCGTTTCCGAAGCTGAAATCGCTAGCCAAGAAAAACTCGGTAAAGCCACGGGCCTGTTTGTGACGCATCCGCTCACTGGCGAGCAAGTTGAAGTGTGGATCGGCAATTACGTGTTGATGGGCTACGGCGATGGCGCAGTGATGGCCGTGCCAGCGCACGACGAACGCGACTTTGGTTTTGCCAAAAAATACGACTTACCAATCAAACAAGTCATTGCGATTGAAGGCGAAAACTTCAGTACGGATGCTTGGGCAGAATCGTATGGCGACAAAACGCGTGGTGTAACGATCAACTCGGGTAAATACGATGGCCTGAGCTTTAAAGCGGCCGTTGATGCGGTTGCTGCTGATTTAGCAGCGCAAGACGCCGGCGAGAAAAAAACCACTTGGCGTTTACGTGACTGGGGGATTAGCCGTCAGCGTTATTGGGGCACACCAATCCCAATCATCCACTGCCCATGCTGCGGCGATGTACCAGTACCGTACGAGCAACTGCCCGTTGTGCTACCAACTGACTGCATCCCAGATGGCTCAGGCAATCCGTTAAAACAACGTGCTGACTTTTTAAATGTCGACTGCCCGAAATGCGGCACAGCCGCGCAGCGCGAAACCGACACCATGGATACTTTCGTCGATTCGAGCTGGTATTTCATGCGCTATTGCGACCCAAAAAACACCGCAGCCATGGTCGGCGATGGTACCCAATACTGGATGGGCGCTGGTTCAGATGCGGCTGGCGGCATGGATCAATACATCGGCGGCATTGAGCACGCGGTATTGCATTTGCTGTACGCCCGTTTTTGGACCAAAGCGATGCGCGATGAAGGTTTGATCAACTTCGATGAGCCATTCAAAAACTTGTTTACACAAGGCATGTTGCTGCGCGATTGTTATTATCGCGAAGAAGCTTCGGGCAAAAAACGCTGGTTCTATCCGGCTGAAGTTGAAGTACAACACGACGAAAAAGGTCGCCCGATTTCAGCCATTTGCGTCGAAGACGGCCTGCCCGTGGTGATGGGTGGCATTGAAAAAATGTCGAAATCGAAAAACAACGTCGTTGAACCAAAAGACATTATCGAAAAATTTGGTGCCGATACCGCGCGCCTATTCACGATGTTTGCTGGCCCACCAGAGCAAAGCGCAGCATGGTCAGATAGCGGCGTAGAAGGCGCGTATCGCTACCTGCGTCGTCTATGGGGGTATAGCGTTAAACATGCTGATGCAATTCAATCAGCAAGCAATACCCTTGATAGCAGTGCGCTGAGCAAAGCGGACAAAACCTTGCGTTTTGAAATCCACAACACGCTCAAGCAAATCAATAACGACTACGAACGCCTGCAATACAACACCATCGTGTCCGGCGTAATGAAAATGCTCAATGCGCTCGATGCATATCCCGAGAGCAATGCCGCAGTGATGCGCGAATGCTTTGGTATTTTGCTACGCGCAATCTACCCTGCTGCGCCACATATTGCGCATACCTTGTGGTTAGAACTTAACTTTGCCGGTGAAATCGCGCATGCAGCATGGCCAGAGCCCGCTCTGGACGCGCTAACGCAAGACGAAATTAAAATGATGGTGCAAGTAAACGGCAAAGTTCGCGGCGAGATTTTTGTCGCCAAAGACGCTAGCAAAGACACGATTGAAGCTGCCGCATTGGCCGATGAAGCAGTGCAAAAACACTTGACGGGCACGCCCAAGAAAGTGATTGTGGTGCCAAATAAATTGGTCAGTATTGTGGTCTAA
- a CDS encoding RsmB/NOP family class I SAM-dependent RNA methyltransferase has translation MTPIQLSATLDVLNAALGFNAPADAVVSRHFRENKNLGPKDRAVVAETVFGVLRHLPQLDWLAGGDAGSKLPSTRDLLLAFFTRIKHLNLRELPAVFGDNDKERAAGMKGMSLRDAPLHVRAALPQWAIDALLASGKTEDEVLALGQSMLQAAPLDLRVNGIKAKRDAVAAELKAAGDINTTPTPYSPWGLRVEGKPAINKYKAFMEGRVEVQDEGSQLLGLLCGAKRGQMVADFCAGAGGKTLLLGAMMQNTGRLYAFDVSEKRLSNLKPRLSRSGLSNVHPQLISSESDQKIKRLAGKMDVVLVDAPCSGMGTLRRNPDLKARQTAEGVLELNAKQSSILKSAARMVKQGGRLVYATCSFLPSENEAIVAEFLANHADFKLLDAREILKKERVEIELPNEYLQLTPQQHHTDAFFAAVMTRVVPAAVAAVESEEVAE, from the coding sequence ATGACCCCTATTCAGCTTTCCGCTACTTTGGATGTGCTTAACGCCGCGCTGGGTTTTAATGCGCCTGCTGATGCAGTGGTTTCACGCCATTTTCGTGAAAATAAAAATCTAGGTCCTAAAGATCGTGCCGTAGTGGCGGAAACGGTATTTGGTGTATTGCGCCATTTGCCACAGCTCGATTGGTTAGCCGGTGGTGATGCGGGTAGCAAATTGCCGAGTACACGTGATTTATTGTTAGCGTTTTTTACTCGGATTAAGCATTTAAATCTGCGTGAGTTGCCAGCCGTATTTGGTGATAATGATAAAGAACGTGCCGCTGGTATGAAGGGTATGTCGCTGCGTGATGCACCACTTCACGTACGTGCAGCATTACCCCAGTGGGCGATTGATGCATTGCTGGCGTCTGGTAAAACCGAAGACGAAGTCTTGGCCTTAGGTCAGTCGATGTTGCAAGCTGCACCGCTTGATTTACGGGTGAATGGCATTAAAGCCAAACGCGATGCAGTGGCAGCAGAATTAAAAGCGGCTGGCGATATTAATACCACGCCAACACCCTATTCGCCGTGGGGCTTACGTGTTGAAGGCAAGCCAGCGATTAATAAATACAAAGCCTTTATGGAAGGCCGCGTTGAAGTGCAAGACGAAGGTAGTCAGTTGTTGGGCCTACTTTGTGGTGCCAAACGTGGTCAAATGGTGGCGGATTTTTGTGCTGGTGCTGGTGGCAAAACATTATTGCTGGGCGCAATGATGCAAAATACCGGCCGCTTGTATGCGTTTGATGTGTCTGAAAAACGTTTGTCAAATCTGAAACCACGCTTGTCGCGCTCTGGTTTATCGAATGTGCACCCACAATTGATTTCGAGTGAGTCGGATCAAAAAATTAAGCGTTTGGCTGGCAAAATGGACGTGGTTTTGGTGGATGCACCGTGTTCAGGGATGGGTACTTTGCGCCGTAATCCTGACCTAAAAGCGCGTCAAACGGCTGAGGGCGTGTTGGAGTTAAATGCCAAACAAAGCAGTATTTTGAAATCAGCTGCGCGCATGGTCAAACAAGGTGGTCGTCTGGTGTATGCCACTTGCAGCTTCTTGCCGAGTGAAAATGAAGCGATTGTGGCTGAGTTTTTAGCCAATCACGCCGATTTTAAATTGCTCGATGCACGTGAAATCTTGAAAAAAGAGCGCGTTGAGATTGAATTGCCAAATGAGTATTTGCAATTGACACCACAGCAGCATCACACCGATGCCTTTTTTGCTGCGGTAATGACGCGGGTTGTGCCGGCTGCGGTTGCGGCGGTTGAATCTGAGGAAGTGGCTGAATAA
- the purM gene encoding phosphoribosylformylglycinamidine cyclo-ligase, translating into MSKQSLSYRDAGVDIDAGDQLVENIKPFAKRTMRPEVLGGIGGFGALVEISKKFQEPVLVSGTDGVGTKLKLAFELNRHDTVGIDLVGMSVNDILVQGAEPLFFLDYFACGKLDVASATEVIKGIAAGCEQAGCALTGGETAEMPGMYPVGEYDLAGFAVGVVEKSKIIDGTTIAAGDVVLGLASNGAHSNGYSLIRKILHLADADYAAEFDGGKSLGDVVMAPTRIYVKPLLKLMAQMTVKGMAHITGGGITENVPRVLPANVVAQIDAASWTMPKLFQWLQKEGNVAPQEMYKTFNCGVGMVVIMSAADAAAATALLEAEGETVYQLGTVRARVGEEHQTQVA; encoded by the coding sequence ATGTCCAAACAAAGTCTGAGTTACCGCGATGCCGGTGTTGATATCGACGCTGGTGACCAGCTCGTTGAAAACATCAAACCGTTTGCTAAACGTACGATGCGCCCAGAAGTTCTCGGCGGTATCGGTGGTTTTGGCGCGCTGGTTGAAATCAGCAAAAAATTCCAAGAGCCAGTGTTGGTGTCGGGCACCGATGGTGTGGGCACTAAACTCAAACTCGCATTCGAACTGAATCGTCACGATACCGTGGGTATCGATTTGGTTGGTATGAGCGTGAATGATATTTTGGTGCAAGGCGCTGAGCCGTTGTTTTTCCTTGATTATTTTGCTTGCGGCAAGTTGGACGTGGCCAGCGCAACTGAAGTCATCAAAGGCATTGCAGCCGGTTGCGAGCAAGCAGGTTGCGCTTTAACAGGCGGCGAAACTGCTGAAATGCCAGGCATGTATCCAGTTGGCGAATACGACTTGGCTGGTTTTGCCGTTGGCGTTGTGGAAAAAAGCAAAATCATCGACGGCACGACGATTGCCGCTGGCGACGTGGTGTTGGGCTTGGCCTCTAACGGCGCGCACTCAAATGGTTATTCGCTGATCCGCAAAATCTTGCATCTAGCTGATGCTGATTACGCCGCTGAATTTGATGGTGGCAAGAGCTTGGGTGACGTGGTGATGGCACCAACGCGCATCTATGTGAAACCATTATTGAAACTGATGGCTCAAATGACAGTCAAAGGCATGGCGCACATCACCGGTGGCGGCATTACTGAAAACGTGCCGCGCGTATTGCCAGCCAATGTCGTTGCGCAAATCGATGCGGCGAGCTGGACGATGCCAAAATTATTCCAGTGGTTGCAAAAAGAAGGCAATGTTGCGCCACAAGAAATGTACAAAACCTTTAACTGTGGCGTGGGCATGGTGGTGATTATGTCTGCGGCAGACGCAGCTGCGGCAACGGCTTTACTTGAAGCTGAAGGTGAAACGGTTTACCAATTGGGAACCGTGCGTGCACGTGTCGGTGAAGAGCATCAAACTCAAGTGGCATAA
- a CDS encoding LPS-assembly lipoprotein LptE: protein MPLRLKTLVLLGLCLSLMACGFHLRGQGPAAQLNFKTIQVSGGGSAAQELRKAIIVQDNVKLVTSDAQVAVNIVNESSDKQILSVNSKGQVVQYRVFYRVRFTATLDKQPLIEDGNISLSRTLQWDENDILANESEEGKLITEMQRDSSLQIIRRINAAAKGVNKAAAAAASAASATSAASAIAPTQP, encoded by the coding sequence ATGCCCTTACGTTTGAAAACCCTCGTCCTTCTTGGGCTCTGCCTTAGCCTAATGGCCTGCGGCTTTCATTTACGCGGACAAGGGCCTGCCGCACAACTGAACTTTAAAACCATACAAGTCAGCGGTGGCGGCAGCGCAGCGCAAGAGCTACGCAAAGCGATCATCGTGCAAGACAACGTTAAATTGGTGACTAGCGACGCGCAAGTGGCGGTCAATATCGTTAACGAAAGCAGCGACAAACAAATTTTAAGCGTCAATAGCAAAGGCCAAGTGGTGCAATACCGCGTGTTTTACCGCGTTCGCTTTACCGCTACGCTGGACAAACAGCCATTAATCGAAGACGGTAATATCTCGCTAAGCCGTACCTTGCAGTGGGATGAAAACGACATTCTCGCCAATGAAAGCGAAGAAGGTAAATTGATTACCGAAATGCAGCGTGATTCTTCGCTGCAAATCATTCGCCGTATTAATGCCGCCGCCAAAGGCGTCAATAAAGCGGCAGCGGCTGCGGCATCGGCTGCTTCAGCAACATCGGCAGCATCAGCGATTGCGCCTACACAACCATAA
- a CDS encoding DUF3108 domain-containing protein, whose protein sequence is MKIWRYLLGFALLASVLLHLSVLLAGPIYDWWTQPEFEQTALRKTERKLAEQSLDESDKPAELANVKAVDQQQVFFAPATEPSVKPIATKVASAQPKPRLKTASKPAELVASEVVVASAVASAKMPVSVDGDDSLSVNVASAVVENNLVSGLASQPAVAVTAASEPASKVANKASRVMAQLNREANKRFPKVVDIGYYWTVFDARMHWKIDKDQYVLRLQANPVGKKLEYLSEGKISAKNGVTPVRFADLSLGPSVPKNSVDFDWATQTAVVGPPNALKTEPLEAGDQDLLSAALHLALMGSRQASYGMSLFSGKKRYPDVVFELKGEATLTLGTTKVDAVLMRAQWSDRQVDFWLAPEWNNLPVKMSVNLGKDGSFEILAKEVTLDGRKVLEWISPQNQQQRRP, encoded by the coding sequence ATGAAAATTTGGCGCTATCTGCTGGGATTTGCTTTGCTGGCTTCGGTTTTGCTGCATTTGAGCGTGCTGCTGGCTGGGCCGATTTATGATTGGTGGACGCAGCCTGAGTTTGAGCAAACTGCGCTGAGAAAAACTGAGCGTAAATTGGCCGAACAAAGCTTAGACGAGAGCGATAAACCGGCTGAGTTGGCGAATGTGAAAGCCGTGGATCAGCAGCAAGTATTTTTCGCGCCAGCGACTGAACCTAGCGTTAAACCGATTGCAACGAAAGTTGCCAGCGCGCAGCCAAAGCCGCGACTCAAGACGGCATCAAAACCGGCTGAGCTGGTCGCTTCCGAAGTCGTTGTTGCCTCTGCCGTGGCGAGCGCAAAAATGCCAGTGAGTGTCGATGGCGATGATAGTTTAAGCGTGAATGTCGCCAGTGCGGTTGTGGAAAATAATCTAGTGAGTGGGTTAGCCAGTCAGCCGGCGGTGGCAGTCACTGCGGCGTCTGAGCCAGCGAGTAAGGTAGCGAATAAAGCCTCGCGGGTGATGGCGCAGCTCAATCGTGAAGCCAATAAGCGCTTTCCAAAAGTGGTGGATATTGGTTACTACTGGACCGTGTTTGATGCGCGAATGCATTGGAAGATCGACAAAGATCAGTATGTCTTGCGCTTACAAGCCAATCCAGTCGGGAAAAAACTTGAGTATTTGAGCGAAGGTAAAATCAGCGCCAAAAATGGTGTCACGCCAGTGCGGTTTGCTGATTTGAGTCTGGGGCCAAGCGTGCCTAAAAATTCGGTTGATTTTGATTGGGCCACGCAGACTGCTGTTGTGGGCCCGCCGAACGCGCTAAAAACCGAGCCTTTAGAGGCGGGCGATCAAGATTTATTATCTGCGGCTTTGCATTTGGCGTTGATGGGCAGCCGACAAGCCAGTTATGGCATGTCGTTGTTTAGTGGTAAAAAACGCTACCCTGATGTGGTATTTGAGCTTAAAGGCGAGGCCACATTGACGTTGGGCACCACTAAAGTGGATGCGGTCTTGATGCGCGCACAATGGAGTGATCGCCAAGTTGATTTTTGGTTGGCACCGGAATGGAATAATCTGCCGGTGAAAATGTCGGTCAATTTAGGCAAAGATGGTAGTTTTGAAATTTTGGCCAAGGAAGTGACGTTGGATGGGCGTAAAGTGCTAGAGTGGATTAGCCCGCAAAATCAACAGCAGCGCCGACCTTAA
- a CDS encoding type II secretion system protein — protein MQIKRGFTLVEMAIVLVIIGLILGAAFKGKDLIDSAKVKNMAAQVNKMQTAFNAYFDKYGAYPGDGCPGTGTAPALGNGVSNCVAGTRNGLLNDATEASDALILLQNTNMLTAADLNSVFGVPWQISVAGAASGNYAANTNYMEPGTGAVDLRFVCALDRLLDDGIPSSGVMRSSATAGAVTATGTSYDATSDCWQGATQVTMGVRILP, from the coding sequence ATGCAAATAAAACGGGGCTTTACCTTGGTCGAAATGGCCATTGTTTTGGTGATTATTGGTTTGATTTTGGGGGCAGCGTTTAAAGGCAAAGACTTGATTGATAGCGCCAAGGTGAAAAATATGGCGGCGCAAGTTAATAAAATGCAAACCGCGTTTAATGCGTATTTTGATAAATACGGCGCGTATCCGGGCGATGGTTGTCCGGGAACTGGCACTGCGCCAGCACTGGGCAATGGCGTGAGTAACTGTGTTGCCGGTACTCGCAATGGTTTACTCAATGATGCGACCGAAGCCAGTGATGCGCTGATTTTGTTGCAAAACACCAATATGCTGACTGCGGCAGATTTAAATAGTGTTTTTGGTGTGCCGTGGCAGATCTCAGTCGCTGGTGCGGCTAGCGGCAATTATGCGGCCAATACCAACTATATGGAGCCAGGCACCGGCGCAGTGGACTTGCGCTTTGTGTGTGCGCTAGATCGTTTGCTGGATGACGGCATTCCTAGTTCGGGCGTGATGCGCAGCTCAGCCACAGCAGGCGCCGTGACGGCCACAGGCACCAGCTACGATGCGACATCTGACTGTTGGCAAGGCGCGACACAGGTCACAATGGGCGTGCGGATTTTGCCTTAA
- the hda gene encoding DnaA regulatory inactivator Hda, with protein sequence MNQLVLDLHLPQPKSFDDFVRGENAELLFQLSQWASGDRTVRAIYIWGEQGAGKSYLLAAAKERLIDAHTVYLVNAKRDMLPQTLPSDAALIVDNVENLDAEQQIVLFDHYNTLREGNGRILVSGHLPPMLLPLRDDLTTRLGWGLIYQLKTLSDTDKAAALQRHARSLGFELSEELVDYLMRHAERDLPNLYRQIDSINALSLSKQRPVTIALLREALKNESA encoded by the coding sequence ATGAATCAGCTCGTCCTTGATCTGCACCTGCCACAACCGAAAAGTTTTGATGATTTTGTGCGCGGCGAAAATGCCGAACTGCTATTTCAACTCAGCCAATGGGCCAGCGGCGATCGTACTGTTCGCGCAATTTATATTTGGGGTGAACAAGGCGCAGGTAAAAGCTATCTGCTCGCAGCAGCCAAAGAGCGGCTTATCGACGCACATACTGTCTATTTAGTGAATGCCAAACGCGACATGCTGCCGCAAACCTTGCCAAGCGATGCGGCATTGATTGTTGATAATGTCGAAAACCTCGACGCCGAGCAGCAAATCGTTTTATTTGATCATTACAATACGCTGCGTGAAGGCAATGGCCGAATTTTAGTCAGCGGCCACTTGCCGCCGATGTTGCTGCCGCTGCGCGACGACTTAACCACCCGCTTGGGCTGGGGTTTGATTTATCAACTCAAAACGCTATCAGATACCGACAAAGCTGCGGCACTGCAACGCCACGCGCGCAGTCTGGGTTTTGAATTGAGCGAAGAGCTAGTTGATTATTTAATGCGCCATGCCGAGCGCGATCTGCCCAATCTGTATCGGCAAATCGACAGCATTAACGCCCTGTCTTTATCCAAACAACGCCCAGTCACCATCGCCCTATTGCGCGAAGCGCTAAAAAACGAATCGGCTTAG
- the holA gene encoding DNA polymerase III subunit delta produces MRSEDLAAAAKRKLAPLYIIHGDEALLSLEAVQTLRDIARQQGYSEREVLTVENAAQFQWEQLISAGQSLSLFAELRILELRIPNGKPGTEGGKALEAFASKLPSDTLTIITLPRLDKTALNSKWMSALAKAGEVIEAKLIERSALPQWISKRLAAQQQSLSAEAMAWLVDRVEGNLLAALQEIQKLALLHPAGLLTLDDLTAAVANVARYDVFQLGEALLVGDAERMVHMLSGLKAEGESAVLVLWALTEETRNLYRFAQGRARNIPTAQLIKDLRLWGNKQKLIEAAAARVNRRQLTNALQQAARIDSLIKGIGDGEVWHELSSMALALCEQTKKKAG; encoded by the coding sequence ATGCGTAGCGAAGACTTAGCCGCCGCAGCCAAACGCAAACTCGCCCCGCTGTATATTATTCATGGCGACGAAGCGCTATTGAGCCTAGAAGCGGTGCAAACGCTCAGAGACATCGCGCGGCAGCAAGGCTATAGCGAGCGCGAAGTGCTTACCGTGGAAAATGCGGCGCAATTTCAATGGGAGCAGCTGATTTCTGCCGGGCAATCGCTGTCTTTATTTGCTGAGTTGCGGATTTTAGAATTACGCATTCCCAATGGCAAACCCGGCACCGAAGGGGGTAAAGCGCTAGAAGCCTTTGCCAGCAAGCTACCCAGCGATACACTGACTATTATCACCCTGCCTCGGCTCGATAAAACCGCGCTCAATAGCAAATGGATGTCGGCGCTGGCCAAAGCCGGTGAAGTCATCGAGGCCAAGCTCATCGAGCGCAGCGCCTTACCGCAATGGATTAGCAAACGCCTCGCCGCCCAACAACAAAGCCTCAGCGCCGAGGCGATGGCGTGGTTGGTTGATCGGGTGGAAGGTAATTTATTAGCCGCATTGCAAGAAATCCAAAAACTCGCACTACTGCACCCGGCTGGCCTATTAACGCTGGATGATCTGACGGCGGCGGTAGCCAATGTGGCGCGCTACGATGTGTTTCAATTGGGCGAAGCGCTGCTGGTGGGCGACGCCGAGCGCATGGTGCATATGCTGAGCGGGCTCAAGGCCGAGGGCGAATCGGCAGTACTGGTACTGTGGGCGCTCACCGAAGAAACACGTAATCTCTATCGTTTTGCCCAAGGCCGAGCGCGCAATATACCCACCGCCCAACTGATCAAAGACTTACGCCTGTGGGGCAATAAACAAAAACTCATCGAAGCCGCCGCCGCCCGCGTGAACCGCCGACAACTGACCAATGCACTACAACAGGCCGCGCGCATCGACAGCTTGATTAAAGGCATTGGCGATGGTGAAGTTTGGCATGAGCTCTCCAGCATGGCTTTAGCACTTTGTGAGCAGACCAAGAAAAAAGCCGGATAA
- the purN gene encoding phosphoribosylglycinamide formyltransferase has product MPKNIVILISGRGSNMQSIVNAQIAGAQIAAVISNRPDAAGLAWAAERGITTAVLDHKAFVGRDAFDAALQNLIDGFAPDLVVLAGFMRILTADFVNHYANRLINVHPSLLPAFIGVNTHQRAIDEGVKLAGCTVHFVTAELDSGPIIAQAAVPVLLDDSADSLAQRILQQEHQLYPKVVQWFVAGQLEVQGSRVRVSTANNAAAFLQAPGG; this is encoded by the coding sequence ATGCCAAAAAATATTGTTATTTTAATTTCAGGCCGTGGCAGCAATATGCAGTCGATTGTTAACGCACAGATTGCCGGCGCGCAGATTGCGGCGGTGATTTCTAATCGGCCAGATGCTGCTGGATTGGCATGGGCGGCTGAGCGTGGCATTACCACGGCCGTGCTCGATCATAAAGCCTTTGTGGGGCGCGACGCGTTTGATGCCGCATTGCAAAACTTGATTGACGGCTTTGCGCCGGATTTGGTGGTGTTGGCTGGATTTATGCGGATTTTAACCGCGGATTTTGTGAATCATTACGCCAATCGTTTAATTAATGTGCATCCTTCTTTATTGCCGGCGTTTATTGGCGTCAATACCCATCAACGGGCAATTGATGAAGGCGTTAAATTAGCCGGTTGTACCGTGCATTTTGTAACGGCCGAGCTCGATAGCGGGCCGATTATTGCGCAAGCAGCCGTGCCGGTATTACTAGACGATAGTGCCGATAGTTTGGCGCAGCGGATTTTGCAGCAAGAGCATCAGCTGTATCCCAAAGTGGTGCAATGGTTTGTCGCAGGTCAGCTTGAAGTGCAAGGTTCGCGAGTTCGAGTGAGCACGGCCAATAATGCTGCGGCCTTTTTGCAAGCGCCGGGTGGCTAA
- a CDS encoding ClpXP protease specificity-enhancing factor has product MQTVSTKPYLLRAIHEWCTDQGFTPYLVVAVRGKMQVPMEYVKNGEIVLNISYNACRNLELANDFIQFSARFNGVSRDIAIPVGAVISIFSRENGEGMGFEYEGDFADADGEPESAPESSEEPKDPPPRPTGKPQLRVVK; this is encoded by the coding sequence ATGCAAACTGTTTCAACCAAACCTTATCTATTACGCGCGATTCATGAATGGTGTACCGATCAAGGCTTTACACCTTATTTGGTGGTCGCTGTTCGCGGCAAAATGCAAGTGCCGATGGAATACGTTAAAAACGGCGAAATCGTCCTTAATATTAGCTATAACGCTTGCCGCAATTTAGAGCTGGCCAATGACTTTATTCAATTCTCGGCCCGATTTAATGGCGTATCTCGCGATATCGCAATTCCTGTCGGCGCAGTGATTTCTATTTTCTCACGTGAAAATGGCGAAGGAATGGGCTTTGAATATGAAGGTGATTTTGCCGATGCCGACGGCGAACCAGAAAGTGCACCTGAATCATCTGAAGAGCCCAAAGATCCGCCTCCTCGCCCAACGGGCAAGCCGCAATTACGCGTCGTAAAATAA